One window from the genome of Magnolia sinica isolate HGM2019 chromosome 4, MsV1, whole genome shotgun sequence encodes:
- the LOC131244000 gene encoding non-specific phospholipase C1 produces MAVFRRLLLLLLLSHLLVSSQTLDFPFHKKKHEIKGPIKTLVILVMENRSFDHILGWLKSTRPDMDGLNGSESNHINASDPTSPRIPVSNDAIFIDSDPGHSFQAIREQIFGSSDTSAESAPMNGFAQQAESMSPDMPRTVMSGFEPSLLPAYTALANEFAVFDRWFASVPSSTQPNRFYVHSATSHGASSNVRKDLIRGFPQKTIFDSLDENNLSFGIYYQNIPAVLFFKSLRKLKHVFKFHDYKLMFKLHAKLGKLPNYAVIEQRYFDVALTPANDDHPSHDVARGQKLVKEVYEALRASPQWNETALLITYDEHGGFYDHVPTPVSGVPNPDGIVGPDPFYFRFDRLGVRVPTILVSPWIEKGTVIHEPDGPTPHSQYEHSSIPATVKKLFNLNSNFLTKRDAWAGSFENYFFLRDSPRGDCPEKLPEILRSLRPHGPKEDLALSEFQEELIQLASQLNGDHVLNTYPDIGKSMTVGQANKYAEDAVARFLEAGRAALRAGANETAIVTMRPSLTSRTSGTSNSYLQSS; encoded by the exons ATGGCGGTTTTCCGTcgtctcctcctcctcctccttctctcccACCTCCTCGTCTCCTCCCAAACCCTGGATTTCCCCTTCCACAAGAAAAAGCACGAGATCAAAGGCCCCATCAAAACCCTAGTCATCCTCGTCATGGAGAACCGCTCTTTCGATCACATACTTGGATGGCTGAAATCCACCCGCCCCGACATGGACGGCCTGAATGGGTCCGAATCCAATCACATCAACGCCTCCGATCCCACCTCCCCCAGAATCCCCGTCTCCAACGACGCCATCTTCATCGACTCCGACCCCGGCCACTCCTTCCAAGCAATCCGTGAGCAGATCTTCGGATCGAGCGATACGTCTGCAGAATCCGCTCCGATGAACGGCTTCGCTCAGCAAGCAGAGTCCATGTCCCCAGACATGCCCAGGACAGTAATGAGCGGATTCGAGCCTTCGCTCCTCCCGGCCTATACGGCTCTCGCCAATGAGTTCGCCGTCTTCGATAGGTGGTTCGCCTCCGTGCCGTCCTCGACGCAGCCGAATCGGTTCTACGTGCACTCGGCCACGTCCCATGGTGCATCGAGCAATGTCCGGAAGGATCTCATCCGTGGATTTCCGCAGAAGACGATCTTTGACTCGCTGGACGAAAATAACCTTAGCTTCGGGATATACTACCAGAACATCCCGGCGGTGCTCTTCTTCAAGAGCTTGAGGAAGCTCAAGCACGTGTTTAAGTTCCATGATTATAAGCTGATGTTTAAATTGCACGCGAAATTGGGGAAGCTGCCGAATTATGCGGTGATTGAGCAACGTTACTTTGATGTGGCGCTGACCCCGGCTAATGATGACCATCCATCGCACGACGTCGCACGGGGGCAGAAGCTGGTGAAGGAGGTCTATGAGGCTTTGCGAGCCAGCCCGCAGTGGAACGAGACGGCGCTGCTGATTACATATGATGAGCATGGTGGATTTTACGATCATGTGCCGACGCCGGTGTCTGGTGTTCCAAACCCAGATGGGATTGTGGGGCCCGACCCATTCTACTTTAGGTTTGATAGGTTGGGTGTTCGGGTTCCGACGATCTTGGTCTCACCATGGATTGAGAAGGGAACAG TGATCCATGAACCTGATGGACCGACTCCACATTCCCAGTACGAACATTCGTCTATTCCTGCGACGGTAAAGAAGCTTTTCAACCTCAACTCAAATTTTCTAACAAAGAGGGATGCATGGGCTGGGAGCTTTGAGAACTATTTCTTCCTCCGTGACAGTCCCCGTGGTGATTGTCCAG AAAAACTCCCAGAAATCCTAAGATCACTGAGACCTCATGGACCAAAGGAAGATTTGGCCCTTTCAGAGTTTCAAGAGGAGCTTATTCAGCTAGCTTCCCAGCTCAATGGGGACCATGTCCTCAACACATACCCAGATATCGGTAAAAGCATGACTGTGGGTCAAGCTAACAAGTATGCGGAGGATGCGGTTGCAAGGTTCCTGGAAGCCGGAAGAGCCGCTCTTAGGGCAGGAGCAAATGAAACCGCAATTGTCACCATGCGACCTTCCCTCACAAGCAGGACATCAGGAACTTCGAACTCTTACTTGCAAAGCAGTTGA